A window of Leucoraja erinacea ecotype New England unplaced genomic scaffold, Leri_hhj_1 Leri_362S, whole genome shotgun sequence contains these coding sequences:
- the LOC129693597 gene encoding uncharacterized protein LOC129693597, which translates to MQREEIVKMSTAQVPDHFCRNQHELKRTETIQHFVNQFSKWQCRMTGYIRELQEIANSIDRYHKGATIANVTGSSAGAVGGVLTFAGIIAAPFTAGSSLILTAVGASIGGAGVVTNLTASITEYVTRSKMQKRVDEIIRQYKNDWKVISAHLTNIDSNLQFLCLLSEEENTECDCNEGTTGDCQRNSKVKQVTSKHRENYLPKVKDRLYLQGVREERNIFNKCRKKYFDEVKAGLQSGSIGVNTFKLTASIMGKQVLCKSPGLSKLAEKLTSLSHNAQRTQYALETGKVKQLLYGTPLALSKTTRAVSGVVGALFIVWDIYSITKDSIELSKGSKTEVAKKLRDDAQKIDDALNLYEDICQFLKRFLRETGTLDNEVQI; encoded by the exons ATGCAACGTGAGGAAATTGTGAAAATGTCAACAGCTCAAGTTCCAGATCACTTTTGCAG GAACCAACATGAACTAAAGAGAACAGAGACCATACAACACTTTGTAAATCAGTTTTCTAAGTGGCAATGTCGAATGACGGGATATATACGTGAACTACAAGAGATTGCAAACAGTATTGATCGGTATCACAAAGGTGCCACAATTGCAAATGTCACAGGGTCTTCTGCAGGTGCTGTAGGAGGTGTGCTTACGTTTGCAGGAATAATTGCTGCTCCTTTCACTGCTGGCAGCTCCCTGATACTCACTGCAGTGGGAGCGAGCATAGGAGGAGCTGGTGTTGTCACTAACTTGACAGCTAGCATCACTGAATATGTTACACGGTCAAAGATGCAGAAAAGGGTAGATGAGATCATCAGACAATATAAAAATGATTGGAAAGTTATATCAGCACACTTGACGAACATCGACAGTAATCTCCAGTTCCTGTGTCTTCTTAGTGAGGAAGAAAATACCGAATGTGATTGTAATGAAGGCACAACAGGGGATTGTCAAAGGAACAGCAAAGTAAAGCAAGTCACCAGTAAACACAGGGAAAATTATTTGCCCAAAGTTAAAGATAGATTATATTTACAAGGGGTTAGGGAGGAAAGGAATATTTTCAACAAATGCAGGAAAAAGTATTTTGATGAAGTTAAAGCTGGATTACAATCTGGTTCCATCGGCGTTAACACATTTAAACTGACAGCATCAATCATGGGCAAACAAGTCTTATGCAAATCTCCTGGCCTTAGCAAACTAGCTGAGAAGTTAACATCTCTGAGTCACAATGCTCAAAGAACACAGTATGCCCTGGAAACTGGGAAAGTGAAACAACTGCTTTATGGAACTCCTCTAGCTTTGTCCAAAACTACAAGAGCTGTTTCAGGAGTTGTGGGAGCACTCTTTATAGTGTGGGATATCTACTCTATAACTAAGGATTCTATTGAGCTGAGCAAAGGAAGTAAAACTGAAGTAGCTAAAAAGTTACGAGATGATGCTCAGAAGATAGATGATGCGTTAAACCTGTATGAGGACATATGCCAGTTTCTAAAAAGGTTCTTGAGAGAGACTGGGACATTGGATAATGAAGTCCAGATTTGA